From the genome of Leptospira koniambonensis:
GGAGACTCTGAATACGCAGGTATACTCTGGGGAGAAAATGATTTTTTAGATCCTGAGTTTTACCAAGACGGAAGCCTCGCCCGATCAGAACAGGACTTTATAGTAGCAGCAGGTAGACATTGGAAAGGAGCTCCTCCTCCATCCAAAGCAAGTTTTGAATATGAAGGAAAACAGATCAATAATAGCGGGATCTTTAATAACGAAGCAGTAGGATTATTGCAGTCAGCAGATCCCAAAAAAAGAGAGAAGGCTATCTCCATGTTAGAAGCTGGAATGAGATTTGACCCCTCCTTCTTTGCTTTTAGATATAATTTAGGAAGGGCCTATCATATAGAAAAAAAATACCAGAAGGCTATCTTTCAGTATGAATACGCTATCGCAGAAGTCCCTAAATATTATAGAACTTATATGCATTTAGGAGTTCTATACGAACTTCTGAACGAACAAATACAAGCAGTGATATATTATAAAAAAGCGGTTGAATTAAATCAGTTCCAAACGGAGGCGCTGGTCCTTCTTGCAGAACATTATATCAGAACCGATCTTAAGAATAGAGCCCAAATT
Proteins encoded in this window:
- a CDS encoding tetratricopeptide repeat protein; translation: MFVMQPMRTISLLKEYLQGLNFAKSLCIFLLLIFPNIVHAQFKIGDSEYAGILWGENDFLDPEFYQDGSLARSEQDFIVAAGRHWKGAPPPSKASFEYEGKQINNSGIFNNEAVGLLQSADPKKREKAISMLEAGMRFDPSFFAFRYNLGRAYHIEKKYQKAIFQYEYAIAEVPKYYRTYMHLGVLYELLNEQIQAVIYYKKAVELNQFQTEALVLLAEHYIRTDLKNRAQIYIKKALTIDQNSPDAKLGLARLEIMGGRDYYAYKIFRNTDLYDDQGKKRPYNKKFHFYFAETASKIGDYVTAAKEYEELLKFPNDPFFTEFSLKIIERRRDLAKRFAEIKAADEEAEKEGQ